Proteins encoded in a region of the Suricata suricatta isolate VVHF042 chromosome 10, meerkat_22Aug2017_6uvM2_HiC, whole genome shotgun sequence genome:
- the M6PR gene encoding cation-dependent mannose-6-phosphate receptor codes for MFPFYRCWRTGLLLPLLLAVAVRESGQTEEKTCDLVGAKGKESETELALLKRLRPLYNKSFESTVGQGPDTYIYMFRVCREAGNRTSGAGLVQINKSNGKETVVGRLNETHIFNGSNWIMLTYKGGDEYDRHCGMEQRRAVVMISCNRHTLADSFTPVSEERGKAHDCFYLFEMDSSLACSPEISRLSVGSILLVTFASLVAVYIIGGFLYQRLVVGAKGMEQFPHLAFWQDLGNLVADGCDFVCRSKPRNVPAAYRGVGDDQLGEESEERDDHLLPM; via the exons ATGTTCCCCTTCTACCGCTGCTGGAGGACTGGACTGCTGCTGCCACTGCTCCTGGCTGTGGCAGTAAGAGAATCCgggcagacagaagagaaaacctgTGACCTGGTGGGAGCCAAGGGTaaagagtcagagacagagttaGCTCTACTGAAGAGGCTGCGACCACTGTATAACAAAAG CTTTGAGAGCACCGTGGGCCAGGGCCCAGACACCTACATCTACATGTTTAGGGTGTGCCGAGAAGCTGGTAACCGTACCTCTGGCGCAGGCCTGGTGCAGATCAACAAAAGTAATGGGAAGGAGACGGTGGTAGGGAGACTCAACGAGACCCACATCTTCAATGGAA GTAATTGGATCATGCTTACCTATAAAGGGGGTGATGAGTACGACAGACACTGCGGCATGGAGCAGCGTCGAGCGGTGGTGATGATTTCCTGCAATCGACACACCCTGGCG GACAGCTTTACCCCTGTGTCCGAGGAGCGAGGCAAAGCCCATGACTGTTTCTACCTCTTTGAGATGGACAGCAGCCTGGCCTGCTCCCCGGAGATCTCCCGCCTCAGCGTGGGCTCCATCTTACTAGTCAC GTTTGCATCCCTGGTCGCAGTCTACATCATTGGGGGGTTCCTATACCAGCGCCTGGTGGTGGGAGCCAAGGGAATGGAGCAGTTTCCTCACCTCGCCTTCTGGCAAGATCTTGGCAACCTGGTAGCA GACGGCTGTGACTTTGTGTGCCGTTCTAAACCCCGAAATGTGCCTGCTGCATACCGTGGCGTGGGGGATGATCAGCTGGGGGAAGAGTCAGAAGAAAGGGACGATCATTTATTACCGATGTGA